One stretch of Lacimicrobium alkaliphilum DNA includes these proteins:
- the ccmA gene encoding cytochrome c biogenesis heme-transporting ATPase CcmA, giving the protein MLLSRPNFSPPPEPDLSCLSVNNLCCIKRDRVLFERLNFRLQEQQALHVQGPNGAGKTSLLRILVGLAQADSGEVLWQQQKISESTRDFSSQLVYCGHKYAVNHSLSAAENLSFWCRMQNLGTHKDIFAVLDELGLVGLEHLPAGQLSAGQQRRIGLARLWLKPAKLWVLDEPFTALDTSAIELLSRKMEQHLAYHGMIVLTSHQSLELNHPVRSLQLEYRL; this is encoded by the coding sequence GTGTTATTATCGCGCCCGAATTTTTCACCACCACCAGAGCCTGATTTGAGTTGTCTATCTGTCAATAATCTGTGTTGCATAAAGCGTGACCGCGTGCTTTTCGAACGTCTGAATTTCAGGCTTCAGGAGCAACAGGCGCTGCATGTTCAGGGCCCTAACGGTGCTGGCAAGACCAGTCTGCTGAGAATTCTGGTGGGACTGGCGCAGGCCGATAGCGGCGAGGTGTTATGGCAACAACAGAAAATCAGTGAGAGCACCCGGGACTTTTCTTCTCAACTGGTATATTGCGGCCATAAATATGCGGTCAATCACAGCTTAAGTGCGGCCGAAAATCTCAGTTTCTGGTGTCGTATGCAAAACCTTGGTACTCACAAGGATATTTTCGCGGTACTGGATGAACTGGGCCTGGTGGGACTTGAGCATTTACCTGCCGGGCAGTTGTCTGCAGGGCAGCAGCGGCGTATCGGTCTGGCCAGGTTGTGGCTGAAACCGGCGAAGTTGTGGGTGTTAGATGAGCCCTTTACAGCCCTGGACACCAGTGCCATTGAACTGCTCAGTCGCAAAATGGAACAGCATCTGGCCTATCATGGCATGATAGTGCTGACGTCACACCAGTCGCTTGAATTAAACCACCCAGTGCGTTCCCTGCAACT
- a CDS encoding flagellar hook-length control protein FliK — protein MSDILLSSQQQLASALQQLQSAGSSLPSGLSQQASQAIVRHLSGNQLLLQTQKGELQLPGRTLQGELSSGQSYTLSLDPKNSSRLIFSSPPALVPAGRTDTGTITLTQLIPKALAELLLAQTLTDSGTALSDKLLASVKTQNGGLTMPASVLSSQANRLILQMADTQVQVQLPKPPPEFSKGQIVQLQYQKSGEWTLNAAPKSTNAPPSQSAIKVTLPANQPSPLALILPKNNPITLTQGSAELLQRTPAPALQPLMPLINQLRTTADAATLVVKDSGKVSLNLTLSNPAIKASIDLSSANKQQLQQLLPPLTGHKSSPAAENILTRAESTAQSLPLPQQSAGIVSSAVPKAPAEGISYQSLQVLLRRLHSIQESPAQSLGRIEQALKDSTIGQSESAKVIQQITQQLGQSLPKGSEQDATQLRALLSQPAMALTPLSLTTNTNQQGFLGGLITLLQLSLAARQTRNQPSQGERLAERLSGMLENLTGGNRVSPRGLADFAQAEQRHQLIRNLNLLLASHTAHKAGSAESLLQGQDSFYYSLPIGPDSNRKDIELLIRREPPPEEKNKQQQGPNKQWHLTMKLEIGEQGGLLAKARLYETQLELDFYAANDRLKDQVIAFLPLLKKRFQELGIDISHSQCQLGKIPQHLKQRPYQVFETQA, from the coding sequence ATGTCAGATATATTACTCTCATCACAGCAGCAGTTAGCCAGTGCCCTGCAGCAGTTACAGTCTGCTGGCAGCTCCCTGCCCTCAGGATTATCGCAACAAGCCAGTCAGGCCATAGTCAGGCACCTTTCCGGCAACCAGCTGCTATTGCAGACACAAAAAGGCGAGTTACAACTGCCGGGCAGAACACTTCAGGGCGAACTCAGCAGCGGGCAAAGTTATACGCTGTCGCTGGATCCTAAAAACAGCAGCAGACTGATTTTCTCCAGCCCGCCCGCGCTGGTACCAGCTGGGCGGACTGATACGGGCACCATTACCCTCACTCAGCTTATCCCTAAAGCCCTGGCAGAGCTGCTGTTAGCGCAAACGCTGACGGACAGCGGCACAGCCCTGAGTGATAAATTGCTGGCGTCGGTAAAAACCCAAAACGGGGGGCTGACAATGCCTGCCAGCGTTCTCTCCTCACAGGCTAACAGGCTGATCCTGCAAATGGCTGATACTCAGGTTCAGGTGCAGTTGCCCAAACCACCGCCGGAATTCAGCAAAGGTCAGATAGTGCAGCTCCAGTATCAAAAAAGCGGCGAGTGGACGTTAAATGCCGCACCTAAATCCACTAATGCACCGCCTTCGCAAAGTGCCATTAAAGTGACATTACCGGCAAATCAGCCCAGTCCACTGGCTCTGATACTCCCTAAAAACAATCCCATCACGCTGACGCAAGGAAGCGCAGAACTATTGCAGCGCACACCTGCTCCGGCATTACAGCCACTTATGCCGTTGATCAATCAGCTCAGGACCACTGCCGATGCCGCGACGCTGGTGGTAAAAGATTCCGGTAAGGTCAGCCTTAACCTGACCCTGTCTAATCCGGCGATAAAGGCCAGCATCGATTTATCCTCTGCTAATAAACAACAGCTGCAGCAGTTGCTGCCGCCCCTGACCGGCCACAAGTCCTCACCGGCGGCAGAAAATATCCTTACCCGGGCAGAGAGTACGGCTCAGTCGCTGCCGTTACCCCAACAAAGCGCTGGCATAGTGAGCTCTGCCGTGCCAAAAGCCCCGGCCGAAGGCATCTCTTATCAGTCCCTGCAAGTGTTATTGCGCCGTCTTCACAGTATCCAGGAATCTCCGGCCCAGAGCCTTGGCCGGATTGAGCAGGCTCTCAAAGACAGCACTATCGGGCAGTCTGAATCTGCCAAAGTTATCCAGCAAATTACACAGCAACTTGGCCAGAGCCTGCCTAAAGGCTCAGAGCAGGATGCCACCCAACTGCGAGCCCTGCTCAGCCAGCCAGCGATGGCACTGACACCCTTAAGCCTGACCACCAACACCAATCAGCAGGGATTTCTCGGTGGCCTGATCACCCTTTTGCAATTGTCATTGGCTGCCAGGCAAACAAGAAACCAGCCCTCACAGGGCGAACGACTGGCAGAGCGTTTAAGTGGCATGCTCGAAAATCTCACAGGCGGCAACCGTGTCTCCCCCCGAGGGCTGGCTGATTTTGCTCAGGCAGAGCAGCGACATCAGTTGATTCGTAATCTTAACCTGCTGTTGGCCAGCCATACTGCCCACAAGGCCGGCAGCGCTGAGAGCCTGCTTCAGGGCCAGGACAGCTTTTATTACAGCCTGCCCATCGGGCCGGATTCCAACCGCAAGGATATTGAACTGTTAATCCGCCGCGAACCGCCCCCCGAAGAGAAAAACAAACAACAACAAGGCCCGAACAAGCAATGGCACCTGACCATGAAGCTGGAGATCGGCGAACAGGGCGGCCTGCTGGCCAAGGCGCGACTCTATGAAACCCAACTGGAGCTGGATTTCTACGCCGCCAATGACAGGCTTAAGGATCAGGTTATCGCCTTTTTGCCGCTGCTGAAAAAGCGCTTTCAGGAGCTGGGCATTGATATCAGCCATAGTCAGTGTCAGTTGGGTAAAATTCCACAGCACCTTAAACAACGGCCCTATCAGGTATTTGAGACGCAGGCATGA
- a CDS encoding EscU/YscU/HrcU family type III secretion system export apparatus switch protein: protein MNKHKDSKPRSAVGIKYQAENKQQAPKVVAKGFGDLADEIIELARQSGVLIHEDEHLAGFLNQLDLGQEIPRELYLVIAELIAFSYVLQGKFPESWTNMHGRISQKI from the coding sequence ATGAATAAGCACAAAGACAGCAAACCTCGCAGTGCGGTGGGGATTAAATACCAGGCCGAGAATAAACAACAGGCGCCAAAGGTTGTCGCCAAGGGCTTCGGCGATCTGGCCGATGAGATTATTGAGCTTGCCCGTCAGTCAGGGGTACTGATACATGAGGATGAACATCTGGCCGGATTTCTTAATCAGCTGGATCTGGGCCAGGAAATTCCCCGGGAGCTGTACCTGGTCATTGCCGAGCTGATCGCCTTTTCCTATGTTCTGCAAGGAAAATTCCCCGAATCCTGGACCAATATGCATGGCCGCATCAGCCAGAAGATCTGA
- a CDS encoding peptide MFS transporter, giving the protein MTTKTFMKNDTGFWGHPGGLQTLFFTEMWERMSYYGMRALLVLYMTASMQENGLAITVASATAIYGLYTGAVYFMGLPGGWIADRLIGGQRAVWYGGIVIMCGHIVLAIPGDHTFFIGLILVVLGTGLLKPNIGAMVGQLYSSEDERRDSGYTLYYMGINIGSIIGYFVCGYLQTNMGWHWAFGAAAVGMGLGLIQYRITLPKLESVGQLAPQPLSPQATRISWGVIVAFLAALALVSFSMMTGLLTINPVSIAQYVAMGITAIFCFYYAAIFFFSNLNGDEKKRLLALLLVCIASICFWAGFEQAGSSLNLFGRDLTDRMIGTFEIPAAWFLSANSIFLVILSPFFAALWINLSKRMINPSYGFKSALGLIIMATGFIVMFFAAQFAASGLKVAPYWLIATYFLHTVGELCLSPVALSAVSKLSPKRMAGQMMGVFVLTYSIGNVVAGLLAGNFDPEKPAEMPALYMQITLFSIAIGIVIFLLALKTRHWEKLAEKPEDEHPGAVIDANEPIKQG; this is encoded by the coding sequence ATGACAACGAAAACGTTTATGAAAAACGACACAGGATTTTGGGGCCACCCTGGTGGCCTGCAGACACTCTTTTTTACTGAAATGTGGGAGCGCATGAGCTACTACGGCATGCGCGCCCTGCTGGTGCTGTATATGACGGCCAGCATGCAGGAAAACGGCCTGGCCATTACGGTGGCCTCGGCAACAGCCATTTATGGTCTTTATACTGGTGCGGTGTATTTTATGGGTCTGCCAGGTGGCTGGATAGCTGACCGCTTAATAGGCGGGCAGCGGGCGGTATGGTATGGCGGCATCGTTATCATGTGCGGCCATATTGTGCTGGCCATTCCCGGCGATCACACCTTTTTTATCGGTCTGATCCTGGTGGTACTGGGCACGGGTCTGCTCAAACCCAATATCGGTGCCATGGTGGGTCAGCTTTACAGCAGTGAAGATGAACGCCGTGACAGCGGCTATACCCTGTATTACATGGGTATCAATATCGGCTCCATTATCGGCTATTTTGTCTGCGGCTACCTGCAGACCAATATGGGCTGGCACTGGGCCTTTGGGGCCGCCGCAGTGGGTATGGGTCTGGGTCTGATTCAGTACAGGATCACCCTGCCTAAGCTGGAAAGCGTCGGACAGCTGGCTCCCCAGCCTTTATCACCACAAGCCACCAGGATTAGCTGGGGTGTTATTGTGGCGTTTCTGGCTGCACTGGCGCTGGTTTCCTTTTCCATGATGACCGGGCTGTTAACCATCAATCCGGTCAGCATCGCGCAATATGTTGCTATGGGCATCACAGCCATCTTCTGTTTTTATTACGCGGCCATTTTCTTCTTCTCCAACCTAAATGGAGATGAGAAAAAGCGGTTGCTGGCACTGCTACTGGTGTGTATTGCCTCCATCTGCTTCTGGGCGGGCTTTGAGCAGGCAGGCTCATCACTGAACCTGTTTGGCCGGGATCTGACCGATCGTATGATTGGTACCTTTGAAATTCCCGCAGCCTGGTTTCTGTCTGCAAATTCTATCTTTCTGGTGATCTTGTCACCCTTCTTTGCGGCACTATGGATTAACCTCAGCAAACGGATGATCAATCCCTCTTATGGTTTTAAAAGTGCCCTGGGCCTGATTATCATGGCAACAGGTTTTATTGTAATGTTCTTCGCCGCACAATTTGCCGCCAGTGGTCTGAAGGTGGCACCCTACTGGCTGATTGCCACCTACTTCCTGCATACAGTGGGTGAGCTTTGCTTAAGCCCTGTGGCCTTAAGTGCAGTAAGTAAACTGTCGCCCAAGCGTATGGCCGGTCAGATGATGGGGGTATTTGTACTGACCTATTCTATCGGTAATGTGGTTGCCGGTTTGCTGGCAGGTAATTTTGATCCGGAAAAACCGGCTGAAATGCCTGCTCTGTATATGCAGATCACTCTGTTCAGTATTGCCATCGGCATTGTTATCTTCCTGCTGGCGCTGAAAACCCGCCACTGGGAAAAACTGGCCGAGAAACCGGAAGATGAACACCCTGGTGCAGTAATCGACGCCAACGAGCCGATCAAACAAGGCTGA
- a CDS encoding DUF6170 family protein has protein sequence MKLYFSTRHISALRELPLTQRLALLSQASAKLSAPEKLLLNVLKLIILVPAFVLILYAPKDWLNLLWAALVLATYPLILKPVQYGLSEKYLPDNLTQGDKDHV, from the coding sequence ATGAAGCTGTATTTTTCAACCCGTCATATTTCCGCCCTGCGGGAACTGCCATTGACTCAGAGACTGGCGTTACTGAGCCAGGCCAGCGCCAAGCTGAGTGCACCGGAAAAGCTGCTGTTAAATGTACTCAAGCTGATTATTCTGGTTCCGGCCTTTGTACTGATACTCTATGCACCCAAAGACTGGCTGAATCTGCTCTGGGCCGCTCTGGTGTTAGCCACTTACCCGCTGATCCTGAAACCCGTACAATATGGCCTGAGTGAAAAATATCTGCCCGACAACTTAACTCAAGGAGACAAGGACCATGTCTGA
- the galE gene encoding UDP-glucose 4-epimerase GalE — protein MSDILVTGGAGYIGSHTTLQLLEQGHNVWVIDNLSNASPESLHRVQTLTGKSLQFIPGDILDRALLDKLFSEQHIDAVIHFAGLKAVGESVQQPLRYYQNNVAGTLTLCQAMQDHDVTNLVFSSSATVYGDPTALPLTEAMPTGQPTNPYGQSKLMVELLLKDLYRADSNWNITLLRYFNPVGAHPSGEIGEDPNGIPNNLMPFIAQVACGKRAFLSVFGDDYDTPDGTGVRDYIHVEDLAAGHLKALDKLPGSGLKTYNLGTGQGYSVLEMVRAFEKASDKPVPFEIAPRRPGDVASCYADASLAEKELGWRAGKGIQQMCTDTWRWQSQNPDGYRS, from the coding sequence ATGTCTGATATTCTGGTCACCGGCGGCGCCGGTTATATTGGCAGCCATACTACGTTGCAACTGCTTGAGCAGGGCCACAATGTGTGGGTGATCGACAACCTCAGCAATGCCTCGCCCGAATCTCTGCACCGGGTGCAAACACTGACAGGTAAATCACTGCAGTTTATTCCGGGCGATATTCTTGACCGTGCCCTGCTGGATAAACTGTTCAGCGAACAGCATATCGATGCAGTGATCCATTTTGCCGGCCTCAAGGCCGTAGGCGAGTCGGTGCAACAGCCGCTGCGTTATTATCAGAATAATGTGGCCGGCACCCTGACCCTGTGCCAGGCGATGCAGGATCACGATGTCACCAATCTGGTATTCAGCTCCTCGGCGACCGTATATGGCGATCCCACTGCCTTGCCGTTAACTGAAGCCATGCCCACGGGGCAGCCGACTAACCCTTATGGTCAGTCCAAGCTGATGGTGGAACTGCTTTTAAAAGATCTCTACCGCGCCGACAGCAACTGGAATATCACTCTGTTACGCTATTTTAACCCTGTGGGTGCACACCCTTCGGGCGAAATAGGCGAAGATCCCAATGGTATCCCTAATAATCTGATGCCCTTTATTGCTCAGGTAGCCTGCGGCAAAAGAGCCTTTCTGAGCGTATTTGGTGATGATTATGACACCCCCGATGGCACCGGCGTCAGGGACTATATTCATGTTGAAGATCTGGCCGCCGGCCATTTAAAAGCACTGGACAAATTGCCCGGCTCTGGTCTTAAAACCTACAACCTGGGTACAGGACAGGGTTACTCCGTGCTGGAGATGGTCAGGGCCTTTGAAAAGGCCAGCGACAAGCCCGTGCCTTTTGAGATTGCCCCGAGGCGTCCCGGTGATGTGGCCAGTTGTTATGCCGATGCTTCATTGGCTGAGAAGGAACTGGGCTGGCGCGCCGGGAAAGGTATTCAACAGATGTGTACGGATACCTGGCGCTGGCAGTCGCAGAATCCGGATGGTTACCGCAGTTAG
- a CDS encoding sigma-54-dependent transcriptional regulator has protein sequence MSLSKILIVEDDAGLREALVDTLLLGGYELVEADCAETAMSLLGQHSVDLVVSDIQMGQMSGLTLLRSIKQKYPNLPVLLMTAYATIDDAVQAMRDGATDYLAKPFAPQVLLNLVGRYAPANKVESRQPVVGDPASRKLLELAKKVARADATVMVLGPSGSGKEVLARYIHDQSERADAPFVAINCAAIPENMLEATLFGYDKGAFTGALQACPGKFEQAQGGTILLDEITEMDLSLQAKLLRVLQEKEVERLGSRKTIDLDVRVLATSNRDLRQAVQDGRFREDLYYRLNVFPLTWSPLAQRKGDIIPLAQHLIERHSQKGGNAIPGLSAAARNKLEQYSWPGNVRELENVIQRALILVSDDQIDATDLMLEQDMPTDLEPSELQEPEGSKLGNELQQQEHQIILDTLKSCNGSRKAVADKLGISPRTLRYKLAKMRDVGIDLPA, from the coding sequence ATGAGTCTGAGCAAAATACTGATTGTTGAAGATGATGCCGGCTTAAGAGAAGCGCTGGTAGACACCTTGTTGTTGGGTGGCTATGAACTGGTCGAAGCCGATTGTGCCGAAACCGCTATGTCACTGCTGGGCCAGCATAGTGTCGATCTGGTGGTCAGCGATATCCAGATGGGGCAGATGTCGGGCCTGACTTTGCTGCGCAGTATTAAGCAGAAATACCCGAATTTACCTGTGCTGTTGATGACTGCCTATGCCACCATCGATGATGCCGTGCAGGCCATGCGCGACGGCGCCACAGATTATCTGGCCAAACCCTTTGCACCCCAGGTCTTGCTGAATCTGGTGGGGCGCTACGCACCGGCAAACAAAGTCGAATCACGTCAGCCTGTGGTTGGCGATCCGGCCAGTCGAAAATTACTGGAACTGGCGAAAAAAGTCGCCCGCGCCGATGCCACCGTCATGGTACTGGGCCCCAGTGGCTCCGGTAAAGAAGTGCTGGCCCGTTATATTCACGATCAGTCTGAGCGCGCCGACGCACCTTTTGTTGCCATTAACTGTGCGGCTATTCCGGAGAATATGCTCGAAGCCACACTGTTTGGTTATGACAAAGGGGCCTTTACCGGTGCCTTACAGGCGTGCCCGGGCAAGTTCGAGCAGGCTCAGGGCGGCACCATATTGCTGGATGAGATCACCGAAATGGATCTGTCGCTTCAGGCTAAGTTATTGCGTGTGTTGCAGGAAAAAGAAGTGGAGCGTCTCGGCAGTCGCAAGACCATCGATCTGGATGTCAGAGTGCTGGCAACCAGTAACCGCGATCTGCGCCAGGCGGTTCAGGATGGTCGTTTCCGCGAAGATCTTTACTATCGTCTGAATGTGTTCCCGCTGACCTGGTCGCCTCTGGCTCAGCGTAAAGGGGACATTATTCCACTGGCGCAGCATCTGATTGAGCGCCATAGTCAGAAGGGCGGCAATGCCATTCCTGGCTTAAGTGCTGCGGCGCGCAACAAACTCGAGCAATATAGCTGGCCGGGTAATGTGCGGGAACTGGAAAACGTGATCCAGCGGGCGCTGATTCTGGTCAGCGATGACCAGATTGATGCCACAGATTTGATGCTGGAGCAGGATATGCCAACCGATCTGGAGCCATCAGAGCTTCAGGAGCCTGAGGGCAGCAAGCTGGGTAATGAATTACAACAGCAGGAGCATCAGATTATTCTGGACACCCTCAAGTCCTGTAATGGCAGCCGCAAGGCGGTGGCCGATAAACTGGGTATCAGCCCCCGTACGCTTCGTTATAAACTGGCGAAGATGCGTGATGTAGGTATCGATCTGCCAGCCTGA
- a CDS encoding sensor histidine kinase, with amino-acid sequence MTTELPFSESAKSSDNSQSKGSQVGPQEVLRLRQQSSRLEHLLEVMPAGVIVIDGSGVVKQANQVAVELLGEPLEGQSWRTIIARAFKPQADDGHEVSLQDGRKVQFSISPLELEPGQLIVITDLTHTRRLQQQISHMRNLSSLGRMVASLAHQIRTPLSSAMLYGANLQNPTLNPDSRNQFADKLMARLKDLEQQVNDMLLFAKSGEQQVVAELSLQNLMLEVEAGSEAMLLQRQASLTLDLPEPDILVMGNKTALASALQNLIHNSLQANPQGCQIEIAARRDDVNPEQVVLSVSDNGPGIPDNKSQSIFDPFFTTKSQGTGLGLAVVKSVAQSHQGSVRALNNPQGGARVEMLLPIYREEQNYSLLSAGGGNL; translated from the coding sequence ATGACAACCGAGTTGCCGTTTTCTGAATCCGCAAAGTCCTCTGACAATAGTCAGTCCAAAGGTTCGCAAGTAGGCCCGCAGGAAGTACTGCGTCTGCGCCAGCAATCTTCCCGTCTTGAACATTTGCTTGAGGTGATGCCTGCCGGTGTCATTGTGATTGACGGCAGCGGCGTGGTGAAACAGGCTAATCAGGTTGCAGTGGAGCTGCTGGGTGAGCCTCTGGAAGGTCAGAGCTGGCGCACCATTATTGCCCGGGCCTTCAAACCACAGGCCGATGATGGTCATGAGGTGTCATTACAGGATGGCCGTAAGGTTCAGTTCTCTATTTCTCCTTTAGAGCTAGAGCCCGGGCAGCTGATTGTGATCACTGACCTGACTCATACCCGCAGGTTACAACAGCAAATCAGCCATATGCGCAACCTGTCGTCACTGGGACGTATGGTGGCCTCTCTGGCTCACCAGATCAGAACGCCACTGTCATCGGCCATGCTCTATGGCGCCAATTTACAAAACCCCACCCTGAATCCGGATTCACGTAATCAGTTTGCCGATAAGCTGATGGCCAGGCTCAAAGATCTTGAACAGCAGGTCAACGATATGTTGCTGTTCGCTAAAAGCGGTGAGCAACAAGTCGTGGCGGAACTGTCATTACAAAACCTGATGCTGGAAGTGGAAGCGGGCAGTGAGGCGATGTTGTTACAGCGCCAGGCGAGCCTGACTCTGGATCTGCCCGAGCCGGATATTCTGGTGATGGGCAATAAAACGGCGCTGGCCAGCGCGCTGCAGAATCTTATTCATAACAGCCTGCAGGCTAACCCTCAGGGCTGTCAGATTGAAATCGCCGCCAGGCGGGATGACGTTAATCCCGAACAGGTTGTGCTGTCGGTCAGTGATAATGGGCCGGGGATCCCCGACAATAAGAGTCAGAGTATCTTCGATCCCTTCTTTACCACCAAAAGCCAGGGTACCGGACTGGGGCTGGCAGTAGTCAAATCCGTGGCCCAGTCTCATCAGGGCAGCGTCCGGGCACTCAATAATCCTCAGGGTGGGGCCAGAGTCGAGATGCTGTTACCTATTTATCGTGAAGAACAAAACTATTCCTTGCTAAGTGCTGGGGGAGGCAACTTATGA
- a CDS encoding sigma-54 dependent transcriptional regulator gives MSNILIISEPEARRISLQTILTFMGEKPEDVMPVQAVEHLQANHDYSGILIDAEATAMIETLAKDYPYMPFVLVGQSTHQCSGNLVGVVNEPVTYPQLTQMLHRCQAYLSRRPGISISAHNKTKLFRSLIGKSAEIQAVRHMIEQVAPTDANVLILGESGTGKEVVARNVHYLSNRKSGPFIPVNCGAIPGELLESELFGHEKGAFTGAVNSRKGRFELAEGGTLFLDEIGDMPLQMQVKLLRVLQERTYERVGGIKPIPCNVRVIAATHRDLESMITEGNFREDLYYRLNVFPIDSPPLRERKDDIPLLLQELVSRAESELGNTVKFTQASLQSLMEHPWAGNVRELSNLVERLLILFPNKVVDVGDLPPKYQHLDAEIYEPEYPEELLEREAINALFGNDDNDVTATDEFQPSNGDGYALPQDGLNLKEYLADLEVNLITQALEQQEWVVARAAEVLGMRRTTLVEKMRKYGLSKD, from the coding sequence ATGAGTAACATCCTGATTATCAGTGAGCCTGAGGCTCGCAGGATCAGCCTTCAGACCATACTTACCTTTATGGGCGAAAAACCTGAGGATGTAATGCCTGTTCAGGCAGTAGAACATCTGCAGGCGAATCATGACTATAGCGGCATATTAATAGATGCTGAAGCGACTGCCATGATTGAGACCCTGGCAAAGGATTATCCTTATATGCCCTTTGTGCTGGTTGGGCAGAGCACTCACCAGTGCAGTGGTAATCTGGTGGGCGTTGTCAATGAACCGGTAACCTACCCGCAGCTGACGCAGATGTTGCATCGTTGCCAGGCATATTTGAGTCGCCGGCCGGGCATTAGCATCTCTGCGCATAATAAGACCAAGTTGTTTCGCAGTCTGATTGGTAAAAGTGCCGAGATACAGGCTGTTCGTCATATGATTGAGCAGGTTGCTCCTACCGACGCCAATGTGCTGATCCTGGGCGAGTCTGGTACAGGTAAAGAAGTGGTGGCGAGGAACGTCCATTATCTGTCAAACCGCAAATCAGGGCCTTTTATTCCGGTTAACTGTGGCGCGATCCCCGGCGAGCTGCTTGAAAGCGAACTTTTCGGTCATGAAAAGGGGGCCTTTACCGGTGCAGTCAACTCCCGCAAAGGGCGTTTTGAGCTGGCTGAAGGCGGTACACTATTTCTTGATGAAATCGGCGATATGCCCCTGCAAATGCAGGTTAAACTGCTGCGGGTGTTGCAGGAGCGCACCTATGAGCGAGTGGGCGGGATAAAACCGATACCCTGCAATGTGCGCGTCATTGCTGCCACTCATCGCGATCTTGAGTCGATGATCACTGAAGGCAACTTCCGAGAGGATCTTTACTATCGGTTGAATGTGTTTCCCATCGACAGCCCGCCACTGCGCGAGCGTAAAGACGATATCCCCCTGTTGCTGCAGGAGTTGGTAAGCCGGGCAGAGAGTGAACTCGGCAATACGGTCAAATTTACTCAGGCTTCCCTGCAGTCTCTGATGGAACATCCATGGGCCGGCAATGTTCGGGAGCTTTCTAATCTGGTGGAACGGCTGCTGATTCTGTTTCCGAACAAAGTTGTGGATGTCGGTGATCTGCCGCCTAAGTATCAGCATCTGGATGCCGAAATCTACGAGCCGGAGTATCCGGAAGAATTGCTGGAAAGAGAAGCCATTAATGCGCTGTTCGGTAACGATGACAATGATGTAACGGCGACCGATGAGTTTCAGCCCTCCAACGGCGATGGTTATGCCTTGCCACAGGATGGCCTGAACCTGAAAGAGTATCTGGCGGATCTGGAAGTGAACCTTATCACCCAGGCACTGGAACAACAGGAATGGGTGGTGGCCAGAGCCGCTGAAGTATTGGGTATGCGCCGTACCACCCTGGTGGAAAAAATGCGTAAGTACGGGTTGTCTAAAGACTAA
- a CDS encoding KpsF/GutQ family sugar-phosphate isomerase — protein sequence MNYQHIARQVFEIEAQAVAKLAQRLDKQFDQAVEKILRTKGRVIVCGMGKSGQIGRKIAATLASTGTPSFFMHPGEAYHGDLGMIAREDVFVAISNSGETEEVLKLLSFLKDNGNYLIGLTGKQDSTLGRAADVILNVAVDKEACPLQLAPTSSTTATLAMGDALAVTLMQARDFQPEEFARFHPGGNLGRRLLSLVKDEMISTNLPLLKPDASFAEVVDSISGGKLGIAIVESDQGYGIITDGDIRRGFNKYSKDVFDLNAEKMMSLNPKTINIGARMNEAFGLMEKHQITSLLVMDADKLVGIVKK from the coding sequence ATGAATTACCAGCATATTGCCAGACAGGTATTTGAGATCGAGGCACAGGCGGTGGCTAAATTAGCCCAGCGACTGGATAAGCAATTTGATCAGGCTGTGGAAAAAATTCTGCGCACTAAAGGGCGGGTGATTGTGTGTGGCATGGGCAAATCTGGCCAGATTGGCCGCAAAATTGCGGCAACCCTGGCCAGCACAGGTACACCAAGCTTTTTTATGCATCCTGGTGAGGCCTATCATGGCGATCTGGGCATGATTGCCAGAGAAGACGTGTTCGTTGCCATTTCCAATTCCGGTGAAACCGAAGAGGTGCTGAAGCTGCTGTCTTTCCTTAAAGATAACGGTAACTATCTGATTGGACTGACCGGTAAACAGGACTCCACTTTAGGCCGGGCCGCTGACGTTATACTCAATGTAGCCGTTGACAAAGAAGCCTGCCCTTTGCAACTTGCGCCGACATCCTCAACCACCGCGACCCTGGCCATGGGTGATGCACTGGCGGTCACCCTGATGCAAGCGAGAGACTTTCAGCCTGAGGAGTTTGCCCGTTTTCATCCCGGCGGTAATCTTGGCCGGCGACTGCTCTCCCTTGTCAAAGATGAAATGATCAGCACCAACCTGCCATTGCTGAAACCCGATGCCAGTTTTGCCGAAGTGGTGGACTCTATATCAGGGGGTAAACTGGGGATTGCTATTGTCGAGTCAGACCAGGGCTATGGCATTATCACAGACGGCGACATTCGCCGCGGATTTAACAAATACTCAAAAGATGTGTTTGACTTAAACGCCGAAAAGATGATGAGCCTGAACCCTAAGACTATCAATATCGGCGCCAGGATGAATGAAGCCTTTGGGTTGATGGAAAAGCACCAGATCACGTCACTGCTGGTTATGGATGCAGATAAGCTGGTTGGTATTGTGAAGAAATAA